The genomic stretch CGTACTCGATGGGCACCCAGGCGAAGGCGTTGCCCTCGCGGCGCACGTGCCCCAGCCCCGGGAACGGAAGATGAGCGCCGGCTACCCACAGCTTGTCTCGCGCCGCTTCTGCAAACAGCCTGCGTCGCGAGGCAACGGCGGCCTTCTTGTCGACGTCGTATTCGAACGCAACGTCCGGATGCTGGAACTGCACGGCGTGGCTGTGCACGATATCGCCCCACACCAGCAGGCTGTGTCCCTTCGATGCGAACAGGTAACCGCTATGCCCCGGCGTGTGCCCGTTGGCGAGCACCGACCGTACGCCGGGCACCACCTCGTCACCCGGCTTGAATTGCTTGAGCCTGCCCGCAGCGGCATATGGCGCCACTGAGTCGCGCGCCATCTTGAAGAACGGTTGCATGTCGCTCGGTTTGGAAGCGGCAATCGTTTCGCTCAGCCAGAAGTCGGCTTCCGGCGCGGCGACATACACCTGCGCATTCGGAAAGGCCGGGTGACCTTGCGGCGTCAGGAGGCCGCATGCGTGGTCCGGATGCAGGTGCGTCAGCAGCACGGCATCGATCTGCTCGGGCTGATAGCCGGAGGCGCGGACGTTGCCGGCCAGGCCGCCCATCGTCGGGCCAAAGCACGTGCCCGACCCCGTATCAACGAGGATGCGCTTGGCACCCGTGTCGATCAGAAAGCCGTTCACCGCCGTCTGCATGCCCGGCGTGTTCGATACAAACATCCGCGCCAGCAGGCTCTGCACCGATTGCGCGTTCAGGCCAAGCAGGGTCTTGGCGGGCAGATCGGTGTAGCCGTCGTAGAGCGCGGTCACCACGTCGTCACCCAGCGCCATTCGGTAGTAACCGGGCACTTGGGTGCGTTGTTGCGTGGCAGCGGTAGCGGCTGAAGTTGCAGTTTGGGCTTGGGCGACTCCGAAAGACGTCGCCATCGCGGCGGCCACGGCGATCACGGCGACAGAAGTAAGCAAACGCATGTCTTGGCTCCTGGGAAAGACCGCTGCCCCGGTGCAGCGGCAAAAGCCGGATCATGCCACCGCCCAGCGCATTGCGTTGCCGCCATTGACGACAGGGGTATTGCCCACACAGAAAGCCGGCCCGGAAAAGAAACAAGGCCCGACATGCCGGGCCCATGCTTCAGACCAATCGACGGCGGCTGCGCAACCGCCCGTCAACCGGGTACGTGCCTATTGCACGTGGAACTTCGGCGTCGACACCACCGTGCCGCTCACCGTACAGTCCGGCGTGAGCAATGCGTTGGTGAACGTGAGCGACGAGTTCGGATCGTTCCAGGTGGTTACGACCTTGCTGGGGCCACAGCTGCCCAGCAGGAATACGCTGACTCCCGCGTTGTTGATCGACAGCTGGGTGGTGCTGTCGGCTTGGCCAGTCCACGGGGTCGCGCCCGAGATGAGGCCGCACGTCCCGCCGCCGGTAAACGATGTGGACGTGATGTTGACGATGCCCGAAGGCGTGATCGTACCGGTGAAGGTCGCTGTGCAATTGGCGCTGATGGAGCCTTTGGACAGCGTGGTCGCCCCGGTGACCGAGAATGGCTCGCCATTCGGGTTCATCGGTTGACCATCGACACGCGAAACGGTGACGGCAAGTGCGGGTGTGGCTGCTACGGTGGCAAGTGCGAGTGCAACTGCAAGAGATACGACTTTACGTGTGCTCATTTATTGCCTCACTAGAACTGACGGTAGAAACCGCCTTAAGAATGCGGCGCGAACCGGTTCCCGCTCGAATCACGCCGCGCCGATTAGCCAGGCGCAGACAGCCGACACCCGGCTAAAACTTGTACGACACCCCAACGAACGTGATGATCGGATTGGCCTTGAGCGTGGTCTTGGTGGTGGCCAGCGTGGTGCCATCCGACGCTT from Ralstonia pickettii encodes the following:
- a CDS encoding MBL fold metallo-hydrolase; the protein is MRLLTSVAVIAVAAAMATSFGVAQAQTATSAATAATQQRTQVPGYYRMALGDDVVTALYDGYTDLPAKTLLGLNAQSVQSLLARMFVSNTPGMQTAVNGFLIDTGAKRILVDTGSGTCFGPTMGGLAGNVRASGYQPEQIDAVLLTHLHPDHACGLLTPQGHPAFPNAQVYVAAPEADFWLSETIAASKPSDMQPFFKMARDSVAPYAAAGRLKQFKPGDEVVPGVRSVLANGHTPGHSGYLFASKGHSLLVWGDIVHSHAVQFQHPDVAFEYDVDKKAAVASRRRLFAEAARDKLWVAGAHLPFPGLGHVRREGNAFAWVPIEYGPLRADRAD